TGACGGTAAAAATGATATAGTAGGAGCAAATTCAAATTCTAATTTTGCTACTGTATTAAGGAATCTAAGTACTCCTTCAAATATAAGCATGGTGAAAACCAATCTTAATATTGGAACACCTGGATTAAATAATACAGCTGGTGATCTAAATGGTGATGGTAAACCAGAAGTAGTTTTCACTGAAGGAAATGATGGGAATAGATTACTAATCTTAGTTAATTTCAGCACTCCCGGCAATTTTTCTTTTACGCTTCAAACGCTGACTGTGGCAGGTGCTTCAACTAAACGGGTCGTAATTAAGGATATGGACCTCGATGGAAAACCAGACCTGGTTGTTTCAAATCAAACAGGTAATAAAATTTTTATTGTTAAAAATACATCAAGCGGAGGAAATCTTTCCTTCGATAATAATATTATTGAGCTCACCGTAGGGAATGCCGGTAGTACCGCGGGTTTGGATGTGGAAGATTTAAATGGAGATGGGAAGCCTGAAATAATATCAAATCAATTTCTCACCGATGGGGGAGGCTTTTATGTAGCCACTAATACCAGTACGCCTGGGAATTTTAACTTTGAAAGCTTTGTTCAGTTTAATACTGCAGGAACATTTGTAAACCTAAAAGTTGGTGATGTAAATCAAGATAATAAACCAGATATCGTAGCCACACTCTTTCTGAGTTCTTCTGTTGCAGTTTTTATTAATCAAACAAATGGAACTGGAAATCCCCCTCAATTTAGCTCCGCTCAGAATTTATCTTCTGACCTAAGGCCATGGGGCTTAGATTTTGGAGACATGGATGGGGATGGAAATATGGATATAATTGTTTCTACCATTGGTGCCAACAAGAGTGTTAATGTTTTGAATAATGCGGGCTCAGGAGGACTGAATTTCCCCAAGGTTTCTGTTCCCGTAACCTTTATCAATAGAAATATTAAGGTAGCGGATATTGACGGAGATAGTAAACCCGATATAGTTTTCTCAAGTGTGGATGATGAGAGCAATAATATATTGGCTTCAAATATTTCAATACTGCGAAATAACAGATGTATTACCCCTGTCATCACTCCCGAAGGCCCAATCAATTCTTGCCAAGGAAACCCTGTTGTGTTAGAAACTCAAGATATAGATGGTTTAACTTATGAATGGCGTCAGGATGGATCTATAGTGAAATCAGGAACCGAAAACTTCATAGAATTAGATGATATTTCAGAATCTGGGAGCTATACAGTGTCTATTATTTCTGACGGAGGGAGTTGCAACGAAATGTCTGATGCCATAGAGGTTAATATCTTATCCTCTGGATCCTTAGCAAGTGCAGATATAAGTTCAAATGATCCAGTATGTACCGGAGGTACTCTTACCTTAAATTCAACTGATGTAGGCGCAACCAAATATGAATGGCGTGGACCGCAAGAATTTTCTGCAACTGGAATAAGCGTTAATGTTGATAATTTTAATGTCAATAAAGCGGGACGTTATTTTCTTGATGTTTATGCGGGTTCATGTGTCATCGAAACCAAGAGTATAGTAGTGGATGTCATTTCTGCTCCTAAATTTTCCATAGCGCGTACTGGAGCAGGAACCTATTGCCAAGGAGAGACAGTTGTCCTAAGCATTTCGCCATTTGACAATGATTTTGCATACCAATGGTATGAGGGTGCTAATCCAGTTTCAGGTGAGACTTCCGAAAGCTTTAACCCGACTTCTTCTGGTAGTTACTATGTGGAGATCACCGATCAAATTAATACTTTTTGCCCGAAGGTTTATTCTGATACGCTGGAAGTTTCCTTTTTAGAACCGCCCCAAGTTGATTTTGAGTTTGTTTCCAATGTTTGCCTTAATGTGCCTGTTTCTTTTTCGGATGAATCAATTGTAGCAGATCAATCGATTGCTCAGTATGTATGGGATTTTGGGGATGGAAATGTTTCAAATAATCAAAATCCTACTCATGCTTATAATGAAGCTGGTACTTTTGAGGTTTCTTTAGAAGTCTCGTATGACGGATTTACTTCTTGTTCTTCACAATTTTCACAGCAGATTACTGTAAATGCTGCACTTAATGCAGTTATTAATACTTCTGCCACTTCTATTTGTGAAGGAGATGAAGCAGTGCTTTCAGTGGATGGTAATTTTCAATCTTACCAGTGGGATACCGGAGCCACTACACCAACAATTTCTGTAAATGCAGGAGGTACTTATTCAGTAAATGTCACAGATCAAAATGGATGTGAAGGCTCTGCTAATATTTCAATAGGGACTTTCGCAATTCCTGATGTGGAATTATTTGCTTCCGCTACTTCCGTTGGTACCGGTGAGACGGTTTCAATATCTGCTTCCGGACTCAGTGACTATGAGTGGTTTGCCGATTCGGTATCTTTGAATATTACTGATGATGAGATAGAATATACTCCAGAAGTAAGCACCTTGATAAGAGTGGAAGGCTTTGATGAAAATGGTTGCTTTGGAAGCGCTGAAATATTGATTACTGTTGATGAAACTGATGTAGGAGATAGGTTAGTTCCGATGAAGTTCTTTTCACCCAATAACGATGATATTGCGCAGTTTTGGGAAGTGGAAAACATTGAAAGTCTGACTCAGTGTGGAGTTGAAATTTATGATCAAAAGGGAAACAAAATTTTTGAAGCTAAACCTTACAACAATGACTGGGAGGGCACAGCTAATGGTAGCCCTGTCCCAGATGGGGTCTACTATTTTGTAATCAGGTGTGACGGAAGTGGAATAGCAAGATCAGGTAGTATTACATTACTGAGATAATAAAAGACATCTTGCTATTCTTCAGCTAAAACTTTTGCTTTTTCCTTTTCAAATTCTTTTTGAGTGATCACTCCATCTTCAAGTAACTTCTTAAGTTGAATAAGCTTCTCATATTTTTCCATATTGCTTTCTGTAATCGAGCGGGTATTATTGAATTCTAACGGAATGAGCTGAAAATTATAGTAATTGTCATACTGGGTAACGGCTCCGCTTGCAATATCAATTCCCCAAAAAAGTGGATTAAAGAAATTAATTATGGAAACGGTATTGAATCTAGCGTCCAATTCATATCCAAACTTTTTGTATCCGTCTAGCTCAAATTGTATTTCCTTTCCACCATAAAGCAAGGCATCTAATTCTCGATCAACTTTCACTTTAGCAGGAGTTACTCCTAAATTTTGCCCGTCAATTACAATTTTTGCTCCTTGCGGATTCGAATCAAT
This is a stretch of genomic DNA from Marivirga harenae. It encodes these proteins:
- a CDS encoding FG-GAP-like repeat-containing protein; protein product: MMKFNPKYYLLLFFVIVANDVFGQSSFIESVDPKNGYAGQIVNITGVGLEDANRVFFGSVEGEIVSVSEQLIEAKVPSGATFDNVTVLNSTTRLYYSGEHFIQSYGGEQGLESTDFDPQIDIFAESGLYDVTISDLDGDGKNDIVGANSNSNFATVLRNLSTPSNISMVKTNLNIGTPGLNNTAGDLNGDGKPEVVFTEGNDGNRLLILVNFSTPGNFSFTLQTLTVAGASTKRVVIKDMDLDGKPDLVVSNQTGNKIFIVKNTSSGGNLSFDNNIIELTVGNAGSTAGLDVEDLNGDGKPEIISNQFLTDGGGFYVATNTSTPGNFNFESFVQFNTAGTFVNLKVGDVNQDNKPDIVATLFLSSSVAVFINQTNGTGNPPQFSSAQNLSSDLRPWGLDFGDMDGDGNMDIIVSTIGANKSVNVLNNAGSGGLNFPKVSVPVTFINRNIKVADIDGDSKPDIVFSSVDDESNNILASNISILRNNRCITPVITPEGPINSCQGNPVVLETQDIDGLTYEWRQDGSIVKSGTENFIELDDISESGSYTVSIISDGGSCNEMSDAIEVNILSSGSLASADISSNDPVCTGGTLTLNSTDVGATKYEWRGPQEFSATGISVNVDNFNVNKAGRYFLDVYAGSCVIETKSIVVDVISAPKFSIARTGAGTYCQGETVVLSISPFDNDFAYQWYEGANPVSGETSESFNPTSSGSYYVEITDQINTFCPKVYSDTLEVSFLEPPQVDFEFVSNVCLNVPVSFSDESIVADQSIAQYVWDFGDGNVSNNQNPTHAYNEAGTFEVSLEVSYDGFTSCSSQFSQQITVNAALNAVINTSATSICEGDEAVLSVDGNFQSYQWDTGATTPTISVNAGGTYSVNVTDQNGCEGSANISIGTFAIPDVELFASATSVGTGETVSISASGLSDYEWFADSVSLNITDDEIEYTPEVSTLIRVEGFDENGCFGSAEILITVDETDVGDRLVPMKFFSPNNDDIAQFWEVENIESLTQCGVEIYDQKGNKIFEAKPYNNDWEGTANGSPVPDGVYYFVIRCDGSGIARSGSITLLR
- a CDS encoding PEGA domain-containing protein — encoded protein: MRKMYAISLFVALIACSSCATIFTGTKQKVSIDSNPQGAKIVIDGQNLGVTPAKVKVDRELDALLYGGKEIQFELDGYKKFGYELDARFNTVSIINFFNPLFWGIDIASGAVTQYDNYYNFQLIPLEFNNTRSITESNMEKYEKLIQLKKLLEDGVITQKEFEKEKAKVLAEE